From Cecembia calidifontis, one genomic window encodes:
- a CDS encoding 7TM-DISM domain-containing protein, whose amino-acid sequence MMDFFLDTAGTLTIDDVIQPEIQKRFQKVTDPHILFDYFESAIWVKLTIENAQKSFDKSWYFESWGFDIKSFSFFFPNPDGTYEMHQAGFELPFKTRRINHKNFNYFLDLRPGEQKTYYLKIQRNYNHQFSFHLRTNERFLNHSLNEYFLLGTYYGVLILILILNLYLFLKLKDLLYLYFQGLILSYIWFSLGRDGLGFQYFWPSMPWLNQLNNQYVIELFIILTTLLFSNRFVQKYTKSDKVIRFTTWSIILKLIFFFNQLFFIELHYISYLVITILILLIPFVFGLRELIKEKILSWSYIFAFACLFLVIIYTYSRSIELFENPVINWYLMYPFIFLEMILFSFSILNQIKFLQDEFIKANAEKTLILEKNDQLTQELNSKLKEKVRARTEKIEQMAADLALKNEELQESNAKLEDLNRKVTEMNQLLLERNAELISSVDEITKSLALMKGLGFEEFKKVFPDKDTCLKFLADLKWKDGYRCKKCEYNKYQETTNFSRRCKNCNYLESPTVDTLFNKLKFPIEKAFYILYLSNRKDVDLTLNELSEILELRRETCWAFKNKIAQAMEKVGHNKDLSGWESLALVDLE is encoded by the coding sequence ATGATGGATTTCTTTTTGGATACTGCAGGCACCTTAACTATTGACGATGTTATTCAGCCTGAGATCCAAAAGAGATTTCAAAAAGTAACAGATCCTCATATACTATTCGATTATTTTGAGTCAGCAATCTGGGTAAAACTTACCATCGAAAATGCGCAAAAATCATTTGATAAATCATGGTATTTCGAATCTTGGGGATTTGATATAAAAAGTTTTAGCTTTTTCTTTCCAAATCCAGATGGTACTTATGAAATGCATCAAGCAGGCTTTGAACTTCCTTTCAAGACAAGGAGGATAAACCATAAAAACTTTAATTATTTTCTTGATTTAAGGCCAGGGGAGCAAAAAACATATTATTTAAAAATCCAAAGAAATTACAACCATCAATTTAGCTTTCATCTTCGCACTAATGAAAGATTTTTAAACCACTCACTCAATGAATATTTCCTTTTAGGAACATATTATGGTGTCCTGATTTTAATTCTGATTTTAAACCTATACTTATTTTTGAAGCTGAAAGATTTATTATATCTATATTTTCAAGGACTGATTTTATCTTATATATGGTTTTCCTTGGGTAGAGATGGTCTTGGCTTCCAATATTTTTGGCCAAGTATGCCTTGGTTGAATCAACTTAATAACCAATATGTCATCGAGCTATTCATCATATTAACTACATTGCTGTTTTCGAATAGATTCGTTCAAAAATACACCAAAAGCGATAAGGTTATCAGGTTTACTACCTGGTCGATTATTCTGAAATTAATATTCTTTTTTAATCAGCTTTTCTTTATTGAACTTCATTACATAAGTTACTTAGTCATCACCATACTGATTTTGCTGATCCCCTTTGTTTTCGGGCTAAGAGAGCTTATCAAAGAAAAAATCCTTTCATGGTCTTACATTTTTGCATTTGCGTGTTTGTTTTTGGTCATTATTTATACCTATTCCAGATCTATTGAACTTTTTGAAAACCCTGTTATCAATTGGTATTTGATGTATCCGTTTATTTTTTTAGAGATGATTTTGTTCTCATTTTCAATTTTGAACCAAATCAAATTTTTACAAGATGAATTTATTAAGGCAAATGCTGAAAAAACACTTATTCTTGAAAAAAACGATCAATTAACACAAGAGCTAAACAGCAAACTAAAAGAAAAGGTAAGGGCTAGAACAGAAAAAATAGAACAAATGGCCGCTGATTTGGCCCTTAAAAATGAGGAGCTCCAGGAAAGTAACGCAAAACTTGAAGACCTCAATAGAAAAGTAACAGAAATGAATCAGTTACTTTTAGAGAGAAATGCTGAATTAATATCATCAGTAGATGAAATCACCAAAAGTCTTGCCCTTATGAAAGGGCTGGGATTTGAAGAATTTAAGAAAGTCTTTCCTGATAAAGATACCTGTTTGAAATTTTTGGCAGACTTGAAATGGAAAGATGGTTACCGCTGCAAAAAATGTGAATACAATAAATACCAAGAAACAACCAACTTTAGTAGACGATGCAAAAATTGCAATTACCTGGAATCGCCTACAGTAGACACTTTGTTTAACAAGCTAAAATTCCCTATTGAAAAAGCATTTTATATCCTTTATCTATCCAACAGAAAGGATGTGGATTTGACATTAAATGAACTCTCAGAAATCTTGGAACTCCGAAGGGAAACTTGCTGGGCATTTAAAAACAAGATTGCTCAGGCCATGGAAAAAGTAGGCCATAACAAAGATCTGAGTGGCTGGGAATCCTTGGCCTTAGTGGATTTAGAATAG
- a CDS encoding glycoside hydrolase family 43 protein produces MKNYSKFVSLIALLALTIGQGFSQRNKVNHAVFNYATYEGKDQVYIDHPLGVDEFYNPILQGCYPDPSITRKGDDYFLVTSSFAMFPGVPIFHSKDLVNWTQIGHVLDRKSQLKVFDAGIAFGIFAPDIKYNPYNDTFYMITTQFAGDIGNMVVKTKDPFQGWSDPIQLKFEGIDPGLFFDEDGKAYVVHNDAPDPGKERYSGHRVIKIWEYDLEKDQVVEGTDKIIVDGGVDPSKNPIWIEAPHIYKKNGFYYLMCAEGGTGGNHSEVIFKSEHPMGPYIPAPSNPILTQRYFGDRKNRVDWAGHADLVLGPDDKYYGVFLGIRPNDKNRVNTGRETFILPVDWSGEWPVFENGLVPIQPKLKMPGGVTENKTGQKGYFPNGNFVYTEKFNADKLDFRWIGLRGPREDFMKTTKIGAQITPFPVNMKEVKPTSTLFYRQQHKNFSFTTALDYKPQSEKDLAGIVCVQSEAFHYIFGVTKVGNDYILLLERTEAEGNGRNRKVKSQILASTKVDLSKPLTLQVKATGDDYEFGYATDGGEIVNLGGVVSGDILSTNIAGGFTGNMIGLYATSSNDVLPAR; encoded by the coding sequence ATGAAAAATTATAGCAAGTTTGTATCGCTCATTGCTCTATTAGCATTAACTATTGGGCAGGGTTTCAGTCAGAGGAACAAAGTGAACCATGCGGTGTTTAATTATGCCACCTATGAAGGCAAGGATCAAGTTTACATTGACCATCCTTTAGGAGTGGATGAATTCTATAATCCAATCCTTCAAGGTTGCTATCCCGATCCTTCCATCACCCGAAAGGGGGATGATTATTTTTTGGTAACTTCCTCTTTCGCTATGTTTCCGGGAGTACCTATTTTTCATTCCAAGGATTTGGTAAACTGGACACAGATAGGACATGTCTTGGACCGTAAGTCCCAATTGAAGGTTTTTGATGCCGGCATTGCTTTTGGAATTTTCGCTCCCGATATCAAATACAATCCCTACAATGATACATTTTATATGATTACAACGCAGTTTGCGGGAGATATCGGCAATATGGTGGTCAAAACCAAAGATCCATTCCAAGGCTGGAGTGATCCTATCCAACTCAAGTTTGAAGGTATAGATCCGGGGCTTTTCTTCGATGAGGATGGAAAGGCTTATGTTGTTCACAATGATGCCCCTGATCCGGGAAAAGAAAGATACAGTGGTCACCGTGTAATCAAGATTTGGGAATATGATTTGGAAAAGGACCAAGTGGTTGAGGGTACGGACAAAATAATCGTAGACGGAGGCGTGGACCCATCCAAAAATCCTATTTGGATTGAAGCACCTCACATTTACAAGAAAAATGGTTTCTATTACCTGATGTGTGCTGAAGGCGGCACAGGGGGCAACCACAGTGAAGTGATTTTTAAAAGTGAGCATCCTATGGGGCCCTATATTCCTGCTCCTTCTAATCCTATCCTAACCCAACGCTATTTTGGAGACAGAAAAAATAGGGTGGACTGGGCCGGACATGCGGACTTGGTTTTAGGCCCGGATGATAAGTATTATGGTGTCTTTTTGGGCATTAGACCAAATGATAAAAACCGGGTAAATACAGGGAGAGAAACCTTTATTTTGCCTGTGGATTGGTCCGGAGAATGGCCGGTTTTTGAAAATGGCTTGGTGCCGATTCAACCAAAGCTAAAAATGCCTGGTGGAGTCACCGAAAACAAGACCGGTCAAAAGGGATATTTCCCTAATGGTAACTTCGTGTATACAGAAAAATTCAATGCCGATAAATTAGATTTTAGATGGATAGGGTTGCGTGGCCCAAGGGAGGATTTTATGAAGACTACGAAAATTGGGGCTCAGATCACACCATTTCCGGTCAACATGAAAGAAGTCAAGCCAACTTCAACCTTATTTTATAGACAACAGCACAAGAATTTTTCTTTTACAACAGCCCTTGATTACAAACCCCAATCAGAAAAAGACCTAGCAGGAATTGTTTGTGTGCAAAGTGAGGCTTTTCATTACATTTTTGGAGTGACCAAAGTAGGTAATGATTATATACTCCTGCTGGAAAGAACAGAGGCGGAAGGAAATGGAAGAAATAGAAAAGTCAAATCACAAATATTGGCAAGTACCAAGGTGGATCTTTCCAAACCTCTCACCTTGCAAGTCAAGGCTACAGGAGATGACTATGAATTTGGATACGCTACCGATGGGGGAGAGATTGTAAATCTGGGTGGTGTGGTGTCCGGAGATATCCTATCTACCAATATAGCAGGCGGATTTACTGGGAACATGATAGGCCTATATGCAACTTCCAGCAACGATGTGTTGCCAGCCAGATAA
- a CDS encoding endo-1,4-beta-xylanase has protein sequence MKNFRVHFWSFGVILFFVFSCSSEDANPDLNGNNQNSYIPLKELFKDHFFVGAAITPAHTDIRTPHGRTLVEHFNSVTAENVMKPDAIQRIKGTFTWTEADRIVQFAKENNMKVRGHTLTWHSQTPDWFFFDQTGALLSKDIALKQLEEHITAVMTRYRGMIDSWDVVNEALFDWDPDGQIIYREDSPWYKIIGESYIDSAFVYAHRADPDAKLFYNDYNSIFSWKRNKIFDLVKRLKDNNIPIHGIGLQGHWFVGTSVEDLRTTLELFRGLGVEIQITELDLSVYLSSNEPGSVVYTDEFNTRQRIAYPEIFRVLLDYSDAIAGVTFWGIGDDASWLDTPGRKHFPFLLNEQLQPKPAYFDVQRLLRR, from the coding sequence ATGAAGAATTTCCGAGTTCATTTTTGGTCCTTTGGAGTTATTTTGTTTTTTGTTTTTAGTTGTTCTTCAGAGGATGCTAATCCAGACCTCAATGGAAACAATCAGAATTCCTATATTCCTTTGAAGGAATTGTTTAAAGATCATTTTTTTGTAGGCGCAGCTATTACACCTGCGCATACGGATATCCGTACCCCTCATGGAAGGACCCTCGTCGAACATTTTAACAGTGTAACCGCTGAGAACGTAATGAAACCTGATGCCATTCAACGGATAAAAGGAACGTTTACATGGACTGAGGCAGATAGAATTGTACAGTTTGCCAAGGAAAATAACATGAAAGTAAGGGGTCATACCTTGACTTGGCACTCACAGACTCCGGATTGGTTTTTTTTCGACCAAACAGGAGCGCTTTTATCCAAAGATATTGCATTGAAACAGCTGGAGGAGCATATCACTGCCGTGATGACACGTTATAGAGGAATGATAGATTCTTGGGATGTGGTGAATGAAGCTTTATTCGATTGGGATCCCGATGGGCAGATCATTTATAGGGAAGATTCTCCTTGGTATAAAATCATAGGTGAATCGTATATCGATTCTGCATTTGTTTATGCACACAGAGCAGATCCAGATGCGAAGCTATTTTATAACGATTATAATTCTATTTTTAGTTGGAAGCGGAATAAAATATTCGACTTGGTCAAAAGGTTGAAGGATAATAATATTCCAATCCACGGGATAGGTTTACAGGGGCATTGGTTTGTTGGGACATCTGTTGAAGACCTAAGGACAACATTAGAATTGTTCAGAGGGTTGGGGGTGGAAATTCAGATTACAGAGCTAGATTTGTCTGTGTATCTCTCATCAAATGAACCTGGATCTGTGGTTTATACAGATGAATTTAACACAAGACAGCGAATTGCCTATCCTGAGATCTTTAGGGTTTTGTTGGATTATAGTGATGCCATTGCTGGAGTTACCTTTTGGGGTATAGGGGATGATGCGTCGTGGTTGGATACACCGGGGAGGAAGCATTTTCCATTTTTGCTGAATGAACAGTTACAACCAAAACCAGCATATTTTGATGTACAAAGGCTTCTCCGGAGATGA
- a CDS encoding IS3 family transposase, with protein MKDRATLICSDYKGLSIRRQCEVLEVPRSSLYYKPKGENEVNLKLMGIMDRHLTDHPTEGVVSMVYLLTGLGFVVGPKRIRRLFRLMGRETLYRRKNLTKSGLREYIRPYLLRNLKIERPNQVWVTDITYIPMQKGFMFLTAVMDVYSRRILSWGISNSQDAKWCKQVIEEAIREYGKPEIVNSDQGSQYTSALWINYLEGLDIKVSMDGKGRALDNVYIERFWKSIKYDYIYLNPSEDGYDLLKGVKKYIEYYNQKVHHTTREKPGERYFGATQKAA; from the coding sequence ATGAAAGATCGGGCGACATTGATTTGTTCTGATTATAAGGGGCTGTCTATAAGGAGACAGTGTGAAGTATTGGAGGTTCCCCGAAGCAGTCTATATTACAAACCAAAAGGGGAAAACGAGGTCAATCTGAAACTTATGGGAATCATGGACAGGCATCTTACCGATCACCCTACTGAAGGCGTTGTGTCGATGGTCTATCTGTTGACAGGACTGGGCTTCGTTGTCGGCCCAAAGCGCATCAGGAGGCTTTTCAGGCTGATGGGCAGGGAAACCCTTTACAGGAGGAAGAACCTTACCAAATCCGGTTTGCGTGAATATATCAGGCCTTATCTTCTCAGGAACTTAAAGATTGAAAGACCCAACCAAGTGTGGGTAACCGATATCACCTACATTCCGATGCAGAAGGGGTTTATGTTCCTGACCGCAGTCATGGATGTTTACAGCAGAAGGATACTGTCATGGGGTATATCCAACAGTCAGGACGCCAAATGGTGTAAGCAGGTAATCGAAGAGGCCATCAGAGAATATGGTAAGCCAGAGATAGTCAATTCCGATCAGGGAAGCCAGTACACATCAGCCTTATGGATCAATTACCTTGAAGGGCTGGATATCAAAGTATCAATGGACGGAAAGGGAAGGGCTTTGGACAATGTATATATTGAAAGGTTCTGGAAGTCGATCAAGTATGATTACATCTATCTGAACCCAAGCGAGGACGGTTATGACCTGCTCAAAGGTGTCAAAAAGTATATTGAATATTACAACCAAAAGGTCCATCATACCACCAGGGAGAAGCCCGGGGAAAGGTATTTTGGGGCAACCCAAAAAGCAGCATAA
- a CDS encoding GNAT family N-acetyltransferase gives MIKESNNPEEHPVLLAIWEASVRASHDFLTEEKILEIKQIILEGNIFSHVDLHAFHNEKGEKVGFLGLSHYKIEMLFIHPDYQGMGIGKQLTEFAISEKKITRVDVNEQNLRAVRFYKKMGFQVIKRNPLDSQGNPFPILEMEIS, from the coding sequence ATGATCAAAGAAAGCAATAATCCCGAAGAACACCCTGTCTTATTGGCTATTTGGGAAGCCTCGGTCAGGGCAAGCCATGATTTTTTGACAGAGGAGAAAATTCTTGAAATCAAACAGATTATCCTTGAAGGCAATATTTTTTCCCATGTGGATCTGCATGCCTTTCACAATGAGAAAGGTGAAAAAGTGGGTTTTTTGGGTTTATCCCATTACAAAATTGAAATGCTTTTTATACATCCGGACTACCAGGGAATGGGAATAGGTAAACAATTGACGGAATTTGCCATCTCAGAAAAGAAAATCACCCGCGTGGATGTCAATGAGCAAAATCTCCGGGCAGTGCGGTTTTATAAAAAAATGGGTTTTCAGGTAATAAAGAGAAATCCCCTGGACAGTCAGGGCAACCCCTTCCCTATTTTGGAGATGGAAATATCGTAA
- a CDS encoding LacI family DNA-binding transcriptional regulator, which produces MGYQSNIFASNLRSKKTKNIGVLVPRLNSNFQSSVIAGMEKVANNAGFNLIISQSLENFEKECSNVESLFKSRVDGLLVSMAKNSNGTKHFDRFFNKGIPVIFFDRVADCDICTGVVIDNFNASYQATNHLLEQGCKRIVHVLGNTEINIYAERLKGYKNALTEHNISYDQTLIIIMDLGEDAGEFIVDQILGMETLPDGLFVSNDACAASCIKHLKLHNIRVPEDIAVVGFNNDPISRLVEPNITTVNYPGYEMGEIAMRNLINHLEGKDENTLSTTKKITLRSELLVRASSLKNN; this is translated from the coding sequence TTGGGGTATCAATCAAATATTTTCGCTTCCAACCTTAGAAGCAAAAAAACTAAAAACATTGGAGTATTAGTGCCTAGACTGAACAGCAACTTTCAATCATCTGTCATCGCAGGAATGGAGAAGGTTGCGAATAATGCCGGATTTAACCTCATCATTAGCCAATCCCTTGAAAACTTTGAAAAAGAATGTTCCAACGTAGAATCTCTTTTCAAAAGCAGGGTGGATGGTTTATTGGTTTCAATGGCAAAGAACTCTAATGGGACCAAGCACTTTGACCGGTTTTTCAACAAAGGAATTCCTGTTATTTTTTTTGATCGGGTCGCTGACTGTGACATTTGTACAGGCGTTGTAATTGACAATTTCAATGCTTCCTATCAGGCAACCAATCACTTATTGGAACAGGGTTGCAAACGAATTGTGCACGTCTTGGGAAATACGGAAATCAATATTTATGCTGAAAGGCTAAAGGGATATAAAAACGCACTGACCGAACATAACATCTCATATGATCAAACCTTGATTATCATAATGGATTTAGGCGAGGATGCAGGAGAATTTATAGTTGACCAAATTTTGGGAATGGAGACACTGCCTGATGGTTTATTTGTATCAAATGATGCTTGTGCGGCCAGCTGCATCAAACACCTTAAACTTCATAATATACGGGTTCCGGAGGACATTGCAGTAGTAGGATTCAATAATGACCCTATTTCCCGTTTGGTAGAGCCAAACATCACCACAGTTAATTACCCAGGATATGAAATGGGTGAGATCGCTATGAGAAATCTAATAAATCATCTAGAGGGTAAAGATGAAAACACTTTAAGTACAACCAAAAAAATTACTTTACGATCCGAGTTACTGGTCCGGGCCTCATCTTTGAAAAATAATTGA
- a CDS encoding transposase: MNKQTRRKFSPEFKAKVALEAIKNQFTLAELSKKFDVSPVIISKWKGEFLDNMSAVFEKEHSKKKEEGPALEQLYAQIGELKVENDFLKKSCKKLGI, from the coding sequence ATGAACAAGCAAACAAGACGAAAGTTTTCTCCTGAGTTCAAGGCAAAAGTAGCCCTTGAAGCAATCAAGAATCAGTTTACATTGGCTGAATTGTCCAAGAAGTTCGATGTTAGCCCTGTGATTATATCCAAGTGGAAGGGTGAGTTTTTGGATAATATGTCAGCTGTATTTGAAAAGGAGCATTCAAAGAAAAAGGAAGAAGGCCCTGCCCTTGAGCAGCTCTATGCCCAGATCGGAGAGCTAAAAGTAGAGAATGACTTTTTAAAAAAAAGCTGCAAGAAACTGGGGATATGA
- a CDS encoding alpha/beta hydrolase — protein MKITKPLLFVLTMCISIVGFPQDASLIAPEGFDKPNANNPQGEVMEIMYPSKTVGIDRKANIYLPPNYSPNKAYPVLYLLHGIGGDEREWLDQGTPEVIMDNLYAENKAKPMIIVIPNGRAMKNDRAEGNFFAEDKNSGICNL, from the coding sequence ATGAAAATAACTAAGCCCCTATTATTTGTATTAACCATGTGTATTAGTATCGTTGGTTTTCCACAAGACGCATCCCTTATTGCTCCAGAAGGATTTGACAAGCCCAATGCTAACAATCCTCAAGGGGAAGTTATGGAAATTATGTATCCTTCCAAAACAGTCGGCATAGACAGAAAAGCAAATATCTACTTGCCTCCTAATTATTCACCTAATAAAGCTTATCCTGTCCTATACTTGTTGCATGGAATTGGGGGAGATGAAAGAGAGTGGTTGGATCAAGGAACACCCGAAGTGATAATGGATAACCTTTATGCAGAGAATAAAGCCAAGCCGATGATCATTGTGATCCCAAATGGCCGAGCCATGAAAAATGATCGGGCTGAGGGCAATTTTTTCGCCGAGGATAAAAATTCAGGCATTTGTAATCTTTGA
- a CDS encoding glycoside hydrolase family 43 protein, with protein sequence MNLKFAKDVSFLLTAFILTAGCANNKSSEGKIEESAEVQFLNAPLITHMYTADPSVHVFDGKIYIYPSHDVESDVEEDDTGAHFNMRDYHVFSMDNVNATPIDHGLALDVDDIPWAKRQLWAPDAAHKNGKYFFYFPAKDKDDIFRLGVAVSDSPTGPFVPQPEPMKGSYSMDPAVFQEGDNYYIYWGGIWGGQLQKWRTGKYLSTGNSPYDDEPADDEPAISPMVAKLSDDMLEFGEEPKPVLILDKDGTAIKAGDHERRFFEAAWVHKYNDTYYFSYSTGNTHKIAYATGNSPYGPFTYQGVILQPVQGWTNHHSIVEIGGKWYLFYHDTELSGKTHLRNIKMTELHHEPDGSIRTIEPLISKK encoded by the coding sequence ATGAACCTAAAATTTGCCAAAGATGTCTCTTTCCTTTTGACGGCATTTATTTTGACTGCAGGATGCGCCAATAATAAATCTTCGGAAGGGAAAATAGAAGAATCAGCCGAAGTTCAGTTTCTGAATGCACCATTGATAACCCACATGTACACCGCAGATCCCTCTGTACATGTTTTTGATGGAAAGATTTATATTTATCCTTCCCATGATGTGGAGTCGGATGTTGAAGAAGATGATACTGGAGCCCATTTCAATATGAGGGATTACCATGTGTTCAGTATGGATAATGTAAACGCTACTCCAATAGATCATGGACTCGCTTTAGATGTGGATGATATTCCCTGGGCCAAAAGACAATTATGGGCACCGGATGCAGCCCATAAAAATGGGAAGTATTTCTTCTATTTTCCGGCTAAAGATAAAGATGATATTTTCCGTTTGGGGGTGGCAGTGAGCGATAGTCCAACCGGGCCATTTGTGCCCCAGCCAGAGCCCATGAAAGGTTCTTATAGTATGGATCCGGCTGTCTTTCAAGAAGGTGATAATTATTACATCTATTGGGGAGGAATTTGGGGAGGACAGCTTCAAAAGTGGAGAACAGGTAAATACCTTTCAACTGGTAATTCTCCCTATGATGATGAACCTGCTGATGATGAGCCAGCTATAAGTCCAATGGTGGCCAAACTCAGCGACGATATGCTTGAGTTTGGGGAAGAACCTAAACCAGTGTTGATCCTGGACAAAGACGGTACAGCCATCAAAGCCGGAGATCATGAGAGGAGATTCTTCGAAGCAGCATGGGTCCATAAATACAATGACACGTATTACTTTTCCTATTCCACAGGTAATACCCATAAAATCGCCTACGCCACAGGTAATTCACCTTATGGACCTTTTACTTACCAAGGTGTCATTCTTCAGCCTGTCCAGGGATGGACCAACCATCATTCAATTGTAGAAATTGGTGGCAAATGGTACTTATTCTATCATGATACAGAATTGTCCGGTAAAACTCATCTTAGAAATATTAAGATGACCGAACTCCATCATGAACCAGATGGAAGCATACGGACTATCGAACCATTGATTTCTAAAAAATGA
- a CDS encoding alpha/beta hydrolase, with protein sequence MLQDLIPFIEKQYKVLPGVQNRAIAGLSMGGGQSMNFGLNNPEHFAWIGGFSPAPNTKRGEALLPKPELTKSNLKLLFLSCGDKDNLLNVTTCAHEFLTKEGIEHIYRILPGHYFDFKYWKNELYFFAQLVFQ encoded by the coding sequence TTGTTGCAGGATTTGATTCCTTTTATTGAGAAACAGTACAAGGTTTTACCTGGTGTTCAAAATAGAGCTATAGCGGGCCTTTCGATGGGTGGTGGTCAGTCTATGAATTTTGGATTAAATAATCCAGAGCACTTCGCGTGGATTGGGGGATTCTCACCAGCACCGAATACCAAAAGGGGAGAAGCCTTGCTTCCAAAACCTGAGTTAACCAAGTCTAATCTGAAGCTATTGTTTTTGAGCTGTGGAGATAAAGACAATCTTTTGAATGTGACCACATGTGCACATGAATTTTTAACAAAAGAAGGTATTGAACATATTTACAGGATTCTTCCCGGTCATTACTTTGATTTCAAATACTGGAAGAATGAATTGTATTTCTTTGCTCAGTTGGTTTTTCAGTGA